The genome window GCAAACGGTGGGAATTGGGACGGACTGGCATGTGAGCTTCCTTGCATGTGCTCCTGGCTTTTTCAAAGGTTAGTGGTTGCCTGCCCCGGTCGGCGCCGCAAGTGTTGAGCGAAATTTCTGAATCCGTCGGGCGATTTATCCGTGATCAAGCGAGGCGAGACATCACACAGTGGATCAAATGCCCTAGGGCTGAAACATGACGCTGCACCATCGCTGTGCAATACTTCGCGGCTTTTTCAGTGGCGACTTTTCCTACGTAATGCAGGTAATGCCTCTCCGCAGAACCCACTATTGCCGAGAGTTGTCGCTGAATGTTGTGACTTTTAGAGTGAAAAATCCTGCCCTGAGCTTTTTATACTGCACGCCCCGCTGATCTTTCAGGCCCGCCCTGCAAGACGCGTCAGCCCACGAAGCAGACGCGGTTTCCTGCCCAGCCAAGGCCTATCGGCCGACGCTTCGAAACCCGGTGGTCATATCCAATAACAAGACGAGGTTGTACCCCTATGCCAGTTGGCAATCCTCAGCCGCACGGCGACACCGCTTCGGGCGGTCCGCTCAAACGTGAACTCGGCGAACGGCATATCCGCCTGATGGCACTCGGTGCCTGTATCGGCGTCGGCCTGTTTCTCGGATCGGCCAAAGCCATCCAGATGGCCGGTCCGGCGATCATGCTTTCCTACATCCTTGGCGGTCTGGCGATCCTGGTGATCATGCGCGCCCTCGGCGAAATGGCCGTGCATAACCCGGTGGCCGGTTCGTTCAGCCGCTACGCGCAGGATTATCTCGGTCCGCTGGCAGGCTTTCTCACCGGTTGGAATTACTGGTTTCTGTGGCTGGTGACCTGCGTCGCGGAAATCACCGCCGTGGCGGTGTACATGGGCATCTGGTTCCCGGATGTGCCGCGCTGGATCTGGGCCTTGGCGGCGTTGATCAGCATGGGCTCGATCAACCTGATCGCGGTGAAAGCCTTCGGCGAGTTCGAATTCTGGTTCGCCCTGATCAAGATCGTCACCATCATCGCCATGGTCATCGGCGGCGTCGGCATCATTGCCTTCGGTTTCGGCAATGACGGCGTGGCGCTGGGCATTTCCAACCTTTGGGCGCACGGCGGATTCATGCCCAACGGCGTGACCGGTGTGCTGATGTCGCTGCAGATGGTCATGTTCGCCTACCTCGGCGTGGAAATGATCGGCCTGACCGCCGGTGAAGCGAAGAATCCACAGAAGACCATTCCTGACGCGATCGGCTCGGTGTTCTGGCGGATTCTGCTGTTCTACGTCGGCGCGCTGTTCGTGATTCTGTCGATCTACCCGTGGAACGAAATCGGCACCCAGGGCAGCCCGTTCGTGATGACCTTCGAGCGGCTGGGCATCAAGACCGCCGCCGGTATCATCAACTTCGTGGTGATTACTGCGGCGCTGTCGTCGTGCAACGGCGGCATCTTCAGCACCGGGCGCATGCTCTACAGCCTGGCGCAGAACGGCCAGGCCCCGGCCGGTTTCGCCAAGACCTCGAACAACGGCGTGCCACGCCGCGCGTTGTTGCTGTCGATTGCGGTGTTGCTGTTGGGTGTAGTGCTCAACTATCTGGTACCGGAAAAGGTTTTCGTCTGGGTCACCTCGATCGCCACCTTCGGTGCAATCTGGACCTGGGTGATGATCCTCCTCGCCCAGCTGAAATTCCGCAAAGGCCTGAGCGCCAGCGAACGTGCCGGCCTCAAGTACAAGATGTGGCTGTACCCGGTCAGCTCATACTTCGCCCTGGCGTTTCTGGTACTGGTGGTCGGCCTGATGGCGTACTTCCCGGATACCCGCGTGGCGCTGTATGTCGGGCCGGCGTTCCTGGTGTTGCTGACGGTGTTGTTTTACGTGTTCAAGTTGCAGCCGAATCAGGTTTCGCAAGACGCGGTGCGTTCGGTTTCGTAAGTTCAAACCGCTGAAAAAAAACAAAGCCCCGCTCGCAAGATCGGGGCTTTTTTGGTTCGCGTGAGCTGATCGCCAGTCTTACGCCGCTACCACTTCCTGCGGCTCAAAACTGTCCGCCCGCGCCATCTGCCACATCCGCGAATAGAACTCGCCGTTCACTTCGCCAGTAAGCAATTCCCCCGGTTTCAAAAACACATGCAACTGCGAGAACAGTTTGATCTCGGTTGCCGACATGCGACGCACCAGATGCTTGGCCGACAGTTGCGAAGGATGATCAAGCCCGGCGGCAGCGAGCATTTCCGCCAGCGCTTTGAGCGTGCTGCGATGGAAGTTGTAGACGCGCTGGGCTTTGTCCGGCACCACCAAAGCGCGTTGGCGCAAGGCGTCCTGGGTGGCGACGCCGGTCGGGCATTTGTTGGTGTGGCACGACTGCGACTGGATGCAGCCGATGGCGAACATGAAGCCGCGCGCCGAGTTGGCCCAGTCGGCGCCGATGGCCAGCACGCTGGCGATGTCGAAGGCGCTGACGATCTTGCCGCTGGCACCGAGTTTGATCTTGTCGCGCAGGTTCAGGCCGACCAGCGTGTTGTGCACGAACAGCAAGCCTTCGCGCATCGGCACGCCGATGTGGTCGGTGAACTCGACAGGCGCTGCGCCAGTGCCGCCTTCCTTGCCATCGACGACGATGAAGTCGGGAAGGATGCCGGTTTCCAGCATGGCCTTGGCAATGCCCATGAATTCCCACGGATGGCCAAGGCAGAACTTGAAGCCCACCGGCTTGCCGCCGGACAGTTCGCGCAGTTGCTGGATGAACTGCATCATCTCGATCGGCGTGGAAAACGCACTGTGGCGCGATGGAGAGACGCAGTCCTCGCCCATGAGGATGCCACGGGTCTCTGCGATTTCTTTGGTGACCTTGTGCCTGGGCAGGATCCCGCCGTGGCCGGGTTTGGCGCCCTGGCTCATCTTGATTTCGATCATGCGCACTTGCGGATTCTGTGCCTGTACGGCGAAGCGCTCCGGGTCGAAACGGCCGTCGCTGGTGCGGCAGCCGAAATAGCCGCTGCCCAGCTCCCAGGTCAGATCGCCGCCGTGTTCGCGGTGATACGGGCTGATGCTGCCTTCGCCAGTGTCGTGGGCGAAGTTGCCGAGTTTGGCGCCCTGGTTCAAGGCGCGGATGGCGTTGGCACTGAGCGAGCCGAAGCTCATCGCCGAAATATTGAAGATCGACGCCGAGTAGGGCTGCGTGCACTGCGGCCCGCCGACAGTGACGCGGAAACCGTTCGGGTCACTCAACGGCGCCGGGCGCATCGAGTGGCCGATGAATTCGAAGCCGGACTGGTAGACGTCGATCAGCGTGCCGAACGGTTTGTCAGCGGTTTCGTTTTTCGCTCGCGAGTACACCAGCGAACGCTGGGCGCGGGAGAAGGGCAGGGCGTCGCTGTCGGATTCGAGCAGGTACTGGCGAATCTCCGGGCGGATACCTTCGACCAGATAACGGATGTTGCCCAGAATCGGATAATTGCGGCGCACTGCATGGCGCGTCTGCAACAGGTCGAACACGCCGAGCAGGCTCAGCACCGCGGTGACGGCGCTGATCGGCCACAGCCAGTCATGTTCGAGAAAGGGCAGGCTGGCGAGAGTGAAAATCACGCAGACGGCAAAGAAGGCGTAGCGGCTCAGCAGCGACAGGCTCATACGGGTTCCTTGGTTCGGACTCAATTTTGTGCAACGGCACGCATTTCTGTGGGAGCGAGCCTGCTCGCGAAGACGGCGGACCAGCCAACCTTGATGTCGGCCATGAGGGCCTCTTCGCGAGCAGGCTCGCTCCCACAAAAAGCGTTAAGCACACTGTTTCAGGCGTTCTGCGCCTGCAGAAAAATCGAAAACAGCTCGGACTGGGATTTGATCCCCAGCTTGCTGTACATGTGTTTCTTATGGACTTTCACGGTTTCCACGGAGATTTCCAGCTTGCGGGCGATTTCTTTGCTGGAACAACCGCTGAGCATTAAACGCCCGACGTCCAGTTCCCGCGCGGTCAGTTGAGCGCCCTTGAGCTGTTGCACCGAGGCTTCCAGTTGCACCCGCCAGTCTGCCTGCGCAGGTGTGGCGGCGAGGGCCACGGTTTCGTTGATCTCGTACGGCAGACGCTGGCGCAACAGACCCAGCACCCACGGCTGAATCAAAGACAGCAAAGCGATCTGTTCGCCAGTGAAACGTTTTTCACTGCCCAGCGACAGGCACAGCGTGCGCTCGCCTTCGAGCTGGCAATTGAACTGGATTTCGTCGGCCACCACATTCAGACGAAAGTATCGCTGGTAGTACTCGGTCAGCTCGAAATGCTCCGGCGCGACTTCCGACAGGCGATACAGGCCGGTGCGCGACTGCTCGCGGCAGGCGATGTAGAACGGGTCGAGCAGATACAGCCCACGCAGATAATCCTGGAACAGCGGGTCCGGGCTGCCGTCCTCGCCGGGGCATTCGGCGAAGACTTGCGGATGCTGATCGGCGCTGAACAGCAGCACCACCCAGCTATCGAACGCCACGTACTGCTCAAGCAGGCGCACCAGTTGCGCCCAGAAATTCGGCTTGTCGAGCGCGTCGATCAATTGCCCGACGGCCCGGTGCCAAGTGATGTCATTCAACGAAAGTGTCATCGATCTACCCCTATCGGGTTACCCCGGCCGCGTGATTCCCTGGCCGGTTGCTTGCTGCGCATACTGGCCCACAGACAGGCACCGGGCAATCTTTCCGGGCCGGGCCACATAACAAGGGATAACCATGAAAGTCGAACTCGCCCAACTGGCGGGCCGTGACAACGACACGGCTTACAACCTGCAATGCGCACTGGCGGCGATTGCTGCCTGCGCGGCCGACACGCAGATGATCGTGTTCCCGGAAACCCACCTGATGGGCTTCCCCAACGCCGAAACCGTGGCGCAGATCGCCGAACCGCTCAACGGCCCGACCGTCAGCGCCGTGCTCGCGGCGGCGCGTGAGAAGGATATCGCCGTAGTGATCGGCATGGCCGAGAACGACAACGGCCGCTTCTACAACACCACGCTGCTGATCACCCCCGAAGGCATCGCCCTGAAATACCGCAAGACCCATCTGTGGGCGTCGGATCGCGGCGTGTTCGAAGCCGGCGACCGTTACGCCACCTGTATGTGGAACGGTGTGCGCGTGGGCCTGCTGATCTGCTACGACATCGAGTTCCCGGAAACCGCCCGCGCCCTGGCGCAACTGGGTGCGGAATTGCTCATTGTCACCAACGGCAACATGGACCCGTACGGCCCGACCCACCGCACCGCAATCATGGCGCGCGCCCAGGAAAACCAGGCGTTTGCGCTGATGGTCAATCGCGTCGAGGCGGGGGATGACGGCCTGGTGTTTGCCGGCGGCAGTGCGCTGGTCGATCCGCTGGGGACGCTGCTGTTCGAGGCCGGACGTGAACAAGGGCAGTTCAGGGTCGAGCTGGATTTCGCGCAACTGGAAATTGCGCGCAAGGATTATCGCTATCTGGATGATCAGCGTTTGAAGTTGCCGGGGGAGGTGGTGGAGCAGGCTTGCGGTGTTCGCGAGCTATTGATTCCACACCCATAACCGCTGCCCTCACCCTAGCCCTCTCCCGGAAGGAGAGGGGACTGACCGAGGTGTACTTTCGAGATACATCGACCTGAGATACCGAGTCGAACTCAGATATTGAAGTCCACATAGATCGGCTCCCTTTCCCCCTCGCCCCCTTTGGGGGAGAGGGCTGGGGTGAGGGGGGAACGATCTTCAGTCGAACAAAAATAATCAGCCACACCCGAAATTTTCGCCGAACCCGGCTCTGCCATAAATCCAATAACATTCGGAGTAAGTCGCCCATGGCTCGTTTGCAACGCACCCTTTCGCTAGGGTCGGTGGTGCTGTTCGGCATCGCCTATATGACGCCGATCATTGTCCTCGGCACTTTCGGCATCCTCGCCCAGTCCACCGCCGGCATGGTGCCGGCCGCCTACCTGGCCGCGCTGGTGGCGATGTTTTTCACCTCCATGAGTTACGGGCGCATGGCCGCTGCCTTTCCGGTGGCCGGTTCGGCTTACAGCTACGTGCGCAAGGCGATCAGCCCGAAACTCGGTTTCATTGCCGGCTGGGCGGTGTTGCTCGATTACCTGTTCCTGCCCATGGCCATCTGGCTGATCGGCGCCGCTTATCTGGCCTCGGCGTTCCCGTCGATCCCGCAGTGGACCTGGGTGCTGGCGTTCATCGGCATCACCAGTGCGATCAACATTGTCGGGCTGAAACTGGCCAACGGCATCAACGCCTTGCTGATGCTAGTGCAGTTCCTCGTATTGATTGCCTTCGTTGCGCTGTGCGTGCACTACATCGGCGGCGATGCGAGCACGCCGCTGTGGTCGATCAAACCGTTCTTCAACGGCGATATGCAGATGCCGCTGATCATGAGCGGCGCGGCGATTGCGTGCTATTCATTCCTTGGCTTTGACGCAGTCAGCACCCTGACCGAAGAGACCCGCGATCCACGCCGTACCATTCCCCGGGCGATCATGCTGATCACCCTGATTGGCGGCCTGATCTTCGTCGGCGTTTCGTACTTCGTGCAGATCGCTCATCCATCGTTCCAGTTCGACAGCGTCGACTCGGCAGCCTATGAAATTGCGCGCAACATCGGTGGCGACCTGTTCGTGTCGATCTTCCTGATCGGCCTGATCGTCGGCCAGTTCGCCTCGGGGCTGTCGGCCCAGGCCAGCGGTTCGCGACTGCTGTTCGCCATGGGCCGCGACGGCGTCTTGCCGAAGTCATTTTTCGGCACCTTGCACGCGCGCTTCGGCACCCCGGTCAACAGCATTCTGTTGTGCGCAGCGGTGGCGTTGCTGGCGCTGAAACTCGACGTCACCACCTCGACCTCGTTCATCAACTTCGGTGCATTCCTGGCGTTCAGCCTGGTCAACCTGTCGGTGATCTTCCACTACTGGATCGGCGGCGAGAAAAAAGGCCCGCGCGAGCTGCTGCTGTTTCTGTTCTGCCCGCTGATCGGTCTGGTGGCCGACCTGTGGCTGATGGTCAGCCTCGATCATCTGGCGGTGTGGCTGGGGCTGAGCTGGCTGGCGATAGGCGTGGTGTACCTCGCCGTGCTGACGGGTGGTTTCCGCCGTCAGCCGCCGGAACTGGACTTTCAGGAAGCGACCTGAGCTTCGTGGCTTGGCTTCCCTCTGACGGGCATGGGATCCTTGGCGCTTTGCGCCAGGGAATTCCTTTATGTCGACCATTCATATCGCCGCAGCCCTGTTGCTCAACGCTCAAGGCCAGACCCTGCTGGTGCGCAAGCGCGGCACCACGGCGTTCATGCAACCGGGCGGCAAGATCGAGGCCCATGAGCTGCCAGTGCACGCGTTGGCCCGTGAGCTGGAAGAGGAGCTCGGGTTGGAAATCGATCCGGCGCAGGCGATTTTCCTCAACAGCTTTTCCGCCCCCGCCGCCAACGAGCCAGGCTTCATCGTCCATGCGGAAATTTTTCAACTGACCATCGATTGCGACGTCTGCCCGGCGGCGGAGATCGAGGAAGTCATCTGGGTCGATCCGGCCACTGATCCAGCGCTCGAGCTGGCGCCATTGACACGCGAACACATCCTGCCGTTCTATCGCCGTTCATTGACTGCACTCGCCTGATCATTCCCGCAAAGGACTCCGCCATGATCCCGCTGCAAGACTTGCTGATATTTGCCGCCGCCGCATTGCTGATGGTGCTGACGCCGGGGCCGAACATGATCTACCTGATCTCGCGTTCGATTTGTCAGGGGCGCCGCGCCGGAGTGACCTCATTGCTCGGCGTGGTCGGCGGGTTCTTTGTGCATATGTTCGCCGCGGCGGCCGGTTTGACGGCCGTTTTTCTGGCTGTGCCGATGGCTTATGAAGTGTTGAAATGGGCCGGCGCGTTGTACCTGCTGTGGCTGGCCTGGCAAGCGCTGAAACCCGGCGCACGTTCGCCTTTCGAAGCGCAGCAATTGCCGCCGGACTCGGCGCGCAAACTGATCACCATGGGCTTTCTCACCAGCGCGCTGAACCCGAAAATCGCTGTGTTCTACCTCTCGGTGTTTCCGCAATTCATCAGCCCCGAACACGGCTCGGTGTTCACCCAAAGCATCATTCTCGGCCTGACGCAGATCAGCGTCAGCTTCAGCGTCAATCTGTTGATCGCGCTGTTCGCCGCAGGTATCGCCTCGTGGTTTGTGCGCAACCCGACGTGGCTGGCGATGCAGCGTTATTTCATGGGCCTGGTGCTTGGCGGCCTTGCCGTACGGCTGATGCTCGAACAACGCCGGACCGCCTGAGGTGTGGATCGAACGGCTGGATGCCAGCCACGCCCTGGCTTACCGCGAACTGATGCTTGAAGCCTATGACCGGCATCCGCAGGCGTTCACTTCCAGCGTGCGCGAACGCGCGGTGATGCCATTGAGTTGGTGGGAAGGGCGCCTGACCAGCAAGCTCGATGTGGTGCTGGGGGCATTCGATGCCGGGACGTTGGCCGGGATTGTCGGCCTGGCGTTCGAACCGCGCGAGAAGGCGCGCCACAAGGCCACGCTGTTCGGCATGTATGTCTCGGCGGATTTTCGTCGCAAGGGTCTAGGGTTTGATCTGGTCCAAGCGGCTCTGTCCGAGGCGCAAAAGCATCCGGCGTTGAAACTGCTCCAGCTCACCGTCACCACCGGCAACGACGCGGCTTTTCAGTTGTACCAGCGTTGCGGATTCATTCAGTACGGTCTCGAACCGCTCGCCGTGCGAGTGGGCGAAGACTACTTCGACAAGATCCACATGTGGCGCGAGCTCTGACCCACCACGACAATTCTTGTGGGAGCGAGCCTGCTCGCGAAGGCGTCCGTCCAGCCGACATCATCGCTGAATCATCCACCGCTTTCGCGAGCAGGCTCGCTCCCACAGGGGGAACTCTTGCTCGGAAAAATCAGCGTACGGCGCTGACCCCATCCAGGGTCGAAAACGAGGTGTCCTTGGCGGTCAGCAGGAAGTCGCGCATGTACGGCGCGTCGAGCATGTCGGTGCGAATCGCCGCGTACAGCGTCGCGAACAAGCCCTTTTCACCCAACCGTTTGCCCTTCACATAGCCACGCGAGCTGTATTCATGCAGCGCCCAGTGCGGCATGCCGCAGACGCCACGGCCGCTGGCGACCAGTTGCATCATCATCACCGTCAGCTCCGAAGTGCGCACCTGCGCAGGTTCGATGTCGGCCGGTTCGAGGAAGCGGGTGAAGATGTCCAGGCGATCGCGTTCCACCGGGTAGGTGATCAGCGTTTCCGTCAGCAGGTCTTCGGGAACGATGTACGGCTTGCTCGCCAGCGCATGCTGGTTGGCCACCGCGAGCATAGCTTCGTAGGTGAACAGCGGCACGTAAGTGATGCCGGCAATTTCCAGCGGATCGGAGGTCACCACCAGATCCAGATCGCCACGGGCCAGTGCCGGCAGCGGGGCGAAAGCGAAACCCGAAGCCAGGTCCAGCTCGACTTCCGGCCAGGCATCGCGGAACTGGTCGATGGTCGGCATCAGCCACTGGAAGCAGCTGTGGCATTCGATCGCCATGTGCAGACGCCCGGCGGTGCCACCGGCCAGCCGACCAATGTCCCGTTCAGCGGCGCGCAACAGCGGCAGGGTGGCGTCGGCCAGTTGCAGCAGGCGCAAACCGGCGCTGGTGAAGCGCACCGGTTTGGTCTTGCGCACGAACAACTGCATGCCCATGCGCTCCTCCAGCTCTTTGAATTGGTGCGACAGTGCTGACTGCGTCAGATGCAAACGGTCGGCGGCGTCGACCAGGCTGTCGGCCTCGCGCAGGGCATGCAGGGTTTTCAGGTGACGGATTTCAAGCACCGGCGGGGCTCCATGAAGGAAATTTGTGACGAATGCGTGGAAGGTGAGTTTGTCTCATGAAGCACGCGTTGTCGATCTGCCGGCCAGGATCCGGCGATGCAATCGACAGCCGACCGCTCGGCACTCTTCATCAAACTGTCATGCAACTGTGGCAGCGCGCTTGTACGAACTTCATCAGACTCGCGCTCTACTGGGGTGCTGCGTTTTGGTGTTTTTCATGTTCAAGAGATTGTTTTCAGTCGCGGCCGCGTTGGCCGCGCTTTTGTTCGGGGCCGGTTCGTTTGCAGCCGGACGCTGCGATGTCAACGTGCCGACCGAGCACGCCGAGCTGGCGCAGGTCAGTCTTGCCTATCAGAGTATCGGTCGTGCATCGGACCCGGCGCTGTTGCTGGTCATGGGCCTGGGTGGGCAGTTGATTCACTGGCCGGACGAAGTGGTGGTCGCGCTGTGTCAGCAGGGGTTTCGAGTGATTCGTTATGACAACCGCGACGTCGGCCTGTCGACCTGGCGGCAGGCGCCGATCGAGGCCAATCTGACCTTCGAAGTGCTACGCTACAAACTCGGTCTGCCGGTCTCGGCCCCGTACAGCCTGACTGACATGGCCGACGATGCGCTGGGCTTGATGACGGCGCTGAAGGTCGAGCAATTCCACGTGCTCGGCGCGAGCATGGGCGGGATGATCGCCCAGCACATGGCGGCGATGGCGCCGCAGCGGGTGGAAAGCCTGACGCTGATCATGACCACTTCCGGCGCCGAAGGCCTGCCGGCACCGAGTGCGGCGCTGGTGCAATTGCTCTCACGGCGGGGCGCGCCGAACCGCGAAGTGGCGCTCGAGCAACAGGCCGATCTGCTCGCAGCACTGGGCAGCCCGGCGGTAACCGATGATCGCCAAGCGCTGTTGCAACAGGCGGCGGCGTCCTACGACCGCGCGTTCAACCCTGAAGGCGTCAAGCGGCAGATCATGGCGATCCTTGCCGAGCCGAGCCGGGTGGCACTGCTCAATCAACTGCGCGTGCCGACGCTGGTGGTGCATGGCACGGCAGATCCGCTGCTGCCGGTGATGCACGGCGTGCATCTGGCGGCGCACATTCAGGGCAGTCAGTTGAAACTGATTCCGGGACTCGCGCATCGCTTTCAGGAGGCGTTCAAGGAACCGTTGCTGGCGGCAGTGCTGCCGTATCTGCAGGCGCATCGCGAGGATACTTCGCATTGGGCGCAGGTCGACCCAGCGGCGCCGAACAATCTGCTGTAAGGGCGCCAGCATCCTGTCGCCAAAAAAATATCAATGTGCCACTATTGTTTGCCGCGTTGTTGCCGATAAGGCGCAGGAACGTTTTCAGACATAGGGACTTGATCCATGATTTTTCGCGCTACACGTCAATGGGCCGCGCTGGCCCTGCTCGCCGTACTGACCCTGACCGGTTGTGCCCACGTGCAACCACCGGTGCCGCTGGACAAACAATTCTGGGATGCCAAAGAGCCGACCATCGGTGTGGCCATTACCGTCGTACCGTCGCCGGTGCTGGCGCTGACCGGCAATCAGGGCATCCTTGATTACGCCATCAATGCCGGCGTCAACAGCAAGCTCAGCGCCAACGTCGAGACCTGGCAGGTGCGCGACCTGGAAACCTTGCCCGACGCCATCGTCGCCAAGCTGCAAGCCAAGGGCTACAAGGCCAAGCGCATTGATGAAAAGGTCGATCTGAAGACCTTCAAGGAAGTCGATTTCCGCGAGGGCTACATGACCAAGGACCTGTCGCCGATGAAGGCTGCCCACGGCATTGACCGTCTGTTGCTGGTGTCGATTTATGCCACCGGTGCCACCCGCAGCTACTACAGCATCGTGCCCACCAGCGTGCCGATGGCTCAGGTCGGCGGCCAGGGCATGGTGATCGATCTGGCGGACAACAAACTCTTGTGGTACCAGCCATTCGCCGCTGTGCAAGCCGCGCAAGGCGAGTGGGACGAGCCGTCCTACACCAACCTGTCCAACGCGTTTTATCAGGCGATGGATAACAGCCGTCAGCAAATGATCGCCCCGTTCGCGCAATGAAACGTCTGGCGCTGACCATTGCGGTGATCTCGCTGCTGGCGTTGCCTGGCTGTGCGCAGAAACCGGCACCTGAGGCCGGTTTCAAGGATCAGGCGGCGATGAGCTATGTGCAGGCACACGGACTGAAGGTCGACGTGCAACTGCCGGCGGAATTCGTCGGCGCCAGCACGGTGATCGACAGCAAGGCGGCGGTGAGCGCGGCCAATTCCAGCTACACACTGGTGTCGAGCTCCGGCGCGGGCGCCGGGTTGGCGGGGATTCTGGTAGCCAGCCTGATCAACACGCAAATGGGTTCCGGTACGTTGCAGCGCGATGCCGAAAAAGCCGCGCTGAACGAATCGCGGCCACTGGCCGACCTGCTCGCTGGCGTGCCGTTGCAGGAGCGCTTGCAGCGTCGCTTCCAGGCGGCTTCGCAGGTGTCGGGATTCAAGCAGGGGGAGGGCGCGGTCACCGCGCGGTTGATGATCGAACCGAAGCTGATGCTGACGCCTGATCGCGGCAGTTTCGTGCTGG of Pseudomonas triticicola contains these proteins:
- a CDS encoding alpha/beta fold hydrolase; this translates as MFKRLFSVAAALAALLFGAGSFAAGRCDVNVPTEHAELAQVSLAYQSIGRASDPALLLVMGLGGQLIHWPDEVVVALCQQGFRVIRYDNRDVGLSTWRQAPIEANLTFEVLRYKLGLPVSAPYSLTDMADDALGLMTALKVEQFHVLGASMGGMIAQHMAAMAPQRVESLTLIMTTSGAEGLPAPSAALVQLLSRRGAPNREVALEQQADLLAALGSPAVTDDRQALLQQAAASYDRAFNPEGVKRQIMAILAEPSRVALLNQLRVPTLVVHGTADPLLPVMHGVHLAAHIQGSQLKLIPGLAHRFQEAFKEPLLAAVLPYLQAHREDTSHWAQVDPAAPNNLL